The DNA window AAAACACGGCCGAACCGCCGTCTCGCGGATGTGACACGCTCGTTTCCGGCTGCCGTGGGCTTTTCACCCGGCGGGGAAACGTGTGGGTATGCCGCCGATCGACCTCGGACTCGGGCTCGGCACGTCCGGACTCGACGACCCCGCGGAGTGTACGGAGAGCGTGGTGACCGCCCTCGAGGCCGGCTACCGCCACGTCGACACCGCACAGATGTACGACAACGAGGCCGCGGTCGGCGAGGGGATCGCGGCCGCCGACGTCGACCGCGAGGAGGTCGTCGTCGCCACCAAGGTCCACCCGACGAACCTCGCGCCCGAGGATGCCCGCGAGACGGCCTACGAGAGCCTCGACCGGCTGGGGCTCGACCGCGTCGACCTGCTGTACGTCCACTGGCCCACGAAGGCGTACGACCCCGAGACGACGCTTCCGGTCTTCGACGAACTCCGGGAGGAGGGGGTCACCGACCACGTCGCCGTCTCCAACTTCACGCCCGACCTGCTCCGGGAGGCTCGCGAGATCCTCGAGTCGCCGATCGCGGCCCACCAGGTCGAGTGTCACCCGCGCTTCCAGCAGCCCGAACTCCGGAAACTGGCCGCCGAGTTCGACCACCACCTGGTGGGCTACTCGCCGCTCGCGAGGGGCGACCTGCTCGACGACCCGACGCTCGCGGCGATCGCGGAGCGACGCGGGACCTCGACGGCGGTCGTCGCGCTCGCGTGGGCGCTCGCCCGCGACGTGGTCCCCATCCCCAAATCGACGGGCGACCACGTAACGGAGAACCTCGCGGCGCTGGAGGTCGACCTCTCCGCGGACGACCTCGCGGAGATCGACGGACTGACCGGCGGCGAGCGGCGGATCGACCCCGACGACGCGGCCTGGAACCGGGCGTAGCGCCGGAGGCCGATCGTGAAGGGTTCGCGAGGAGTCAGACCGCCGCGAGCCGCGCGTCCATCTCCGCGTCGATCCGCTCGACGAGGTCGTTCATCGGCTCGTCGAGGTACGTCACCCACTGGTCGAGAAAGCCCGACCGCCCGAGGACCCGAACCACCCGATAGATCGCTCGTCGCTCCGCGAACCCCTCGGGAAGGCCGCCGGCGCGGTCGCGGTACCCCTCGTACACCGCCCCGCCGAACCGCTCCGGCCCCTCGTAGTCGAAGCCGTTACACAGTTGGTCGCGGGCGCGGACCAGGTCGCGGGCGGGGTCGCCGACGTGGGAGAGCTCCCAGTCGAGCAGTCCCACGCCGGGGGCGTCTCCCCCCTTCTCTTTCCCGTTCCCGTCCCCGTCCGCTCCCCCGTTTCCCTCCGCCGCGAGGAACGCGTTCGGCGGCGCGACGTCGCCGTGGAGCAGCGCCGCGGGCGCGCGATCGAGGCGTTCCCGGTTCGACTCGACGCAGTCGATGACGGCGTCGAAGTGGCGGGCGAGCCGGTCGGTCGTGCCGATCTCGCGGGTGCGCTCGATCGTCGAGCGCAGCGTGTCGGTCCACGAGGCGGCCGCGACCTCGAGGCCGGGAGCGTCGGGGTCGCCGGCGCGGTCGCTCGCGGGCGAGTCACCGTCGCGGCCGTCCGCGACCCCGCGTCTCTCCTCCCCGATCCCCAGGACACCGCCGCGGCCGACGATCTCCCCGTGACGCTCGAAACGGACCGCGTGGAGCGTCGCGAGCGCCCCGCCGACGCGCCGCAACAGCGCCTCCCGCCGATCGTCGTCCGCCCCCTCGAGGACTGCGGGGAGGTCGCGTCCCGGCGCGGGCGCGGTCGCGAGGTAGGGAGGGCTCGCGTCGGGGTCGGCGGCGGCGACCGCCGGAACCGGGATCTCACGTCGCGCGGAGACGTACTCCAGGACCGCCCGCTCACGGGCGATCCGGCTCCCGTCGCAGTCGAGCGCGACCTTGAGGTACGCGCGGCCGCCGTCGGCGAAGTCGACGCCGACGGTCTCGTTGCCGCCGTTCCAGGAGGGACCGACGTCGACGAGCCCCTCGACCGGGCGGCCCGGGAAGGCGTCGGCGAGCGCCGTCTCGAGGGACGGGTCCATGCCCCCGCTGGCCGTCGGGCGGGAAAAAGCGTTCCGCCCGGGTCCCGACGCGAAGCCGACCGGCGCGTTCCCGCCTCCCCGGATCGACCGACAACGTCATACGCGTTGCGGGTGTCTCGCGTTCGATGACTGGATCGGACGACGGTCGTCGCGTGACCTTCGAGACGGCGGGCGAGACGCTGTACGTCCGCGACGCGCTCGAGGGCGAACGGCTCGCACTCCGGTTCGACCGGGAGCCGGATCCGCGACCCGCGCTCGTCGACCTGTTCGCGCTCCCCGTCGACCGGGCGGTGAGCTTCGAGGCCGAGTCGGTGTCGATCCCGAAGTACGCGACGGTGAGCGTCCGCGAGTCGGGCGGGGAGTTCGTCGCCGAGCTCACGGACGACCTCACGCTCCCGCGCGGCTCCTACTGTCTCGACGTCGTCGGGGTGACGAAGGCGTTCGTCCGCGCGGTCGACGTCGAGGTCTCCGCGACCGGGATGGCCGACGGCGGGGCCGTCGAGGTCGCGTTCGACCGGCCGACGACCGTGACCGTCGGCGGACGGTCGCTCCACACCCGCCCGGAGGCGACGATGACGGTGCCCGACGACCCGGAGGCGCTCATGCGCGCGGTGTCGACGCTCGGCTCGTCGATCGCCGAGGCGTCGCCGGAACGCTCCTGGCCGACGCTCCGCGGGTACCCGCCGCGGATCGCGCGCGGAGACGAACTCGAGATACCCGCGTCCCTCGCGACGCCGGACAGCGGGGTCGAGATCGCGGTTCCGGCGACGTACGCGGACGTCTATCGGGTCGCGCCGCTGGCGTACTACCTCGGCGCGACCGTCGTCGCCGGCGCGGATCCGGAGCTCCGGCTGGAGAGGGGATTCGTCGAGCCGCTGCCGAACGAGGGGGCCGCGCTCGAGCGCCGAACGGCGGACCTCCTCGGGACGACGCTGTTTCTGGACTCGTTGGCCCGGACCGAGGGGTACGTCCCCTCCGACCGATACGAGTACGACCGTATCGGCGGGGAGCTCCCCTTCTACCCGCCGAACCTGGCCGACCGCTCGATGAGCGACCGGCTGATGGAGTACCTCGAGGTCGACCGCGAGACCGTCGAGCCGTACCTCCCCGACCGGGCGACGACCGCGGTTCTCCGGCCCGGTCCCGCGGGGATGGAGCTCCTCGGCCACCTCGCGCACCTGCTCGCGCCGATCCGGGTTCGCGGGTCGTCGACGGCGGACGGTTGCGCCCGCGTGGACTTCCAGGACCGCGTGGACTCCCACGACCGCGCTCGCTCTCGCGAGGGGGGCGAGTCGCCCGGGTCGGGCGCGCCGATCGCGGCTGCGATCGCGTCCGACCTCCCGCTCTCGAGCGGGACGCCGAGCCCGGACAACGCGCCGTTCCCCTCGGGCGCGGCCGCCCTGAGCGTCGCCGCCTACGAGAACGCGCTCGCCCGGTCCCGGCCGACGAAGGGCGACCTCCGCGCCGCGTTCCTCGCGGACTCGGACGACCGGGTTCGGGCGTTCGAGCGCGCCATGACGGAGCCGGAGCCGCCCGACGGGATCGACGCGTGGGAGGTCCTCGACCGTCCGACCCGCGAGGCGGCCCGCGATCTGCTCGCCGACCCCGACGTCGGGCTGTGTCTGTGTTCGCTCCCGACCGACGGGAGCCGGATCGCCTGCTCCGACGGCGTCCTGGATCTCGCCGACCTCGATCGCGTCCCGACGACGACGGCGTTCGAGCGCGCCCGGCGCGTCGCGCCCGCGGCGTCGGCCGTGGCGGCCGGATCGCACGGAGCGATCGCCGTCGACGGCGTGCTCGGTCCCGAGCGGGTCCGGACCCTCGTCGGCCTGCTCGCGACCGCGACGCCGCTCGCGTCGAGCGTCGCGCTCGCGCGGGTTCGCGAGGTCGCGGACGTCCGCCTCGCCGGCGATCCCTCGACCGTCGCGGTCACGCCGGAGCAGGGGGGAACGCCGGGGCTGGTTCGGGTGCGCTCGCTCTCGGAGACGGCCCATGCCGTCGCGTGGCGGTCGCTGCCGTCGGTCGAGGCGCGACCCGGGTCGGAGTACCACCCGTTCTTCGAGTGGGCCGACACGCTCCCGGAGCTCGTCGGGGCGGAACGCGAGGGATCCCGCCCGATATCGACCGCGGAGGTGCTCGATCTCGTCCCCGAGCCCGACAGCGTCGTCGACCTCAACGGCGCGATCGTCTTCGAGCGCGACGGTATCACCGCGGACGACGTGCGGCGGTCGGCCCGTCGGGCGCTCGCGGAGGGGTCGTCCGGAGAGGGGATCTCCGTCCGGTTCGGCGAGGAGCTTCGGTGAACGCGGAGGGGGAGACGTTCGACGGTCGTGCCCCCGGCGCCCGCGAATCCGACCGTGCGTTTTTGAGTCCCGGCGACGAAGCGCCGACCATGCCGCAGATACACCTCGACGACTCGACCGTCGAACGGCTCGACGCGCTCCGGCGGGACGACGAGGAGTACGACGAGATCGTGACCGAGCTCATCAACATCTACGAGGCCGAGGAGCTGACGCTGTTCCACGGCGGCGACGTGGAGTAGCGGGCCGTCGTCGACCGTCGTCGACACGTCGGTCGTCCTCGCGCCTCGACCGTCCTCGACGCCTCGACCGTCGAACGCGCGGTTTAACCGTCCAGACCCACGATCCGATCGACATGAGCGGGTCCACGGAGGGCGACCTCACCAAGACGGGGATGTCGCTGAAACACGACCGAGAGTGGGATTACGAGCTCGACCGGATCGTCGAGGCCATCGAGGAGCGGGACGCGAGCAAGGTCGGCCTCCAGTTCCCGGAGGGACTCAAGCGCCGCGGCCCGCAGGTCGCCGACGACCTCCGGGAGGTCGCCCCCGACGACGTGACGTTCATGCTGTCGGGCCAGCCGTGTTACGGGGCCTGTGACCTCGACACCTACCTGATGCGCCGGACGGACGTGTTCGTCCACTTCGGCCACACGCCGATGAAGGAGTCCGACAGCATCGTCTACGTCCCCCTCTTTTCGAACGTCGACCCGTTCCCGATCATGGAGGAGTCGCTCGCGGAGCTTCCGGACCCCGAGGAGGACCCCGACGTGGGGCTCGTGACGACCGCCCAGCACATGAACCGCTTCGAGGAGATGACCGACTGGCTCGAGGAGCGCGGCTACGAGGTCCACACCCGCCGGGGCGACGACCGGCTCACGAAGGAGGGGCAGGTCCTGGGCTGTAACTACGCCTCCGCGGACATCCCCGCCGACCAGGTGTTGTACGTCGGCGGCGGGAAGTTCCACCCGGTCGGGCTCGCGATGGAACATCCCGAGAAGACCGTCGTCATCGCCGACCCCGTCAACAACGCGGTGTCGATCGCCGAACACGACCAGTTCCTCAAACAGCGCTACGCCTCGGTCCACAAGGCGATGGACGCCGAGAAGTGGGGCGTCATCTTCTGTACGAAGATCGGCCAGGGGCGCTGGGAGACGGCACAGGAGATCGTCGAGAACAACGACGACGCCTACCTCATCACGATGGACGAGGTGACGCCGGACCGCCTCCGCAACTTCGACATGGACGCGTTCGTCAACACCGGCTGTCCCCGGATCACCACCGACGACGGCCCGCGCTTCCACAAGCCCATGTTGACCCCGGGCGAGTACGAGGCCGCGATCGGCGAGCGCCCCCTCGATCAGATCGAGTTCGACACGTTCCACGACACCTGGTAACCGACTGCGGCCGGGAAATGAGGCGGCGCCGGGGGAGTGGGTCCGTGACGCGCGCCCCCGGACGAACCGGCGGTGTTCACCGGACCGTCCCTGTGAAGTACTGGGGATCTCGACGGAGCCGTCCCGGCGAGTTCACTTGGCTTCGAGGAAGGTGACGTTGGCACGACCGACGGCGTCGAAGTCCCTGAGGCGGTAGGCAAGGTCGCGGATGCGAGCGGCCGGCCCGCGACAGAACAGTCCCTCGAGACACCACTCACCCTGATGGGAGTGGCTCGTCGTCTCGATGACGTCCTGAAACTCGTGTTGGACGTCGTGGAGTTCGCCGATGACGAGGGTGTGTTCGTAGTCGAAGACGATCATGGCGACGACCTCGCCCTCGATCGTTTCGAGTGCCTGGTGGCGTTCGACGTATTCCTGCATCGCCTCCCGAACCGCCCGGGATCGGGATTCCATGCCCTCGGCCTCCCACGTCTCGTCGAATTCGTCGAGTAACTCCCGTGGGATGTTGAGACTGGTCCGCATATCCGGTATCGGACGAGGAACCTCTTAGTGGTCGTTATTACGGTTCCCGCGAATCGTTCTTAACAACGCATACGTTACCCGGTCGCCTTCCGTTCGCTACGGTGCTCCATAACGAAGCGGCGTCTCTCTTGGTCGGTGCGGTCGCCCTCGGTGCCGTTCACGGGATCGAACCCGGACACGGTTGGCCAGTAGCTGCGGCGTACGCACTCGACCAGACCAACAAGTGGCTCTACGGCTTCGCGTCCAGTTTGATCATCGGTGTCGGTCACCTCATCAGTAGCCTGGCGATGGTGGCGGTGTTCTTCTACGCGAAATCGTACTTCAGTCTCACTCAGGTCAACGAACCGATCACGGTGATACGACGTTTCGACGTCGCCGGCATCGAGACGCTGTCCGTTGGCGGCCCCGTCAGTCTCGTCGCTGGAACCCTCCTCGTTCTCCTGGGCATACGGGAGTACTTCGGCCACTCGCACGGTGACGAAGGCTCACACGAGGAAACCAC is part of the Halorubrum aethiopicum genome and encodes:
- a CDS encoding aldo/keto reductase; amino-acid sequence: MPPIDLGLGLGTSGLDDPAECTESVVTALEAGYRHVDTAQMYDNEAAVGEGIAAADVDREEVVVATKVHPTNLAPEDARETAYESLDRLGLDRVDLLYVHWPTKAYDPETTLPVFDELREEGVTDHVAVSNFTPDLLREAREILESPIAAHQVECHPRFQQPELRKLAAEFDHHLVGYSPLARGDLLDDPTLAAIAERRGTSTAVVALAWALARDVVPIPKSTGDHVTENLAALEVDLSADDLAEIDGLTGGERRIDPDDAAWNRA
- a CDS encoding phosphotransferase family protein, yielding MDPSLETALADAFPGRPVEGLVDVGPSWNGGNETVGVDFADGGRAYLKVALDCDGSRIARERAVLEYVSARREIPVPAVAAADPDASPPYLATAPAPGRDLPAVLEGADDDRREALLRRVGGALATLHAVRFERHGEIVGRGGVLGIGEERRGVADGRDGDSPASDRAGDPDAPGLEVAAASWTDTLRSTIERTREIGTTDRLARHFDAVIDCVESNRERLDRAPAALLHGDVAPPNAFLAAEGNGGADGDGNGKEKGGDAPGVGLLDWELSHVGDPARDLVRARDQLCNGFDYEGPERFGGAVYEGYRDRAGGLPEGFAERRAIYRVVRVLGRSGFLDQWVTYLDEPMNDLVERIDAEMDARLAAV
- a CDS encoding DUF7557 family protein, which produces MPQIHLDDSTVERLDALRRDDEEYDEIVTELINIYEAEELTLFHGGDVE
- the dph2 gene encoding diphthamide biosynthesis enzyme Dph2, with the protein product MSGSTEGDLTKTGMSLKHDREWDYELDRIVEAIEERDASKVGLQFPEGLKRRGPQVADDLREVAPDDVTFMLSGQPCYGACDLDTYLMRRTDVFVHFGHTPMKESDSIVYVPLFSNVDPFPIMEESLAELPDPEEDPDVGLVTTAQHMNRFEEMTDWLEERGYEVHTRRGDDRLTKEGQVLGCNYASADIPADQVLYVGGGKFHPVGLAMEHPEKTVVIADPVNNAVSIAEHDQFLKQRYASVHKAMDAEKWGVIFCTKIGQGRWETAQEIVENNDDAYLITMDEVTPDRLRNFDMDAFVNTGCPRITTDDGPRFHKPMLTPGEYEAAIGERPLDQIEFDTFHDTW
- a CDS encoding CopG family ribbon-helix-helix protein, with the translated sequence MRTSLNIPRELLDEFDETWEAEGMESRSRAVREAMQEYVERHQALETIEGEVVAMIVFDYEHTLVIGELHDVQHEFQDVIETTSHSHQGEWCLEGLFCRGPAARIRDLAYRLRDFDAVGRANVTFLEAK